The Spirosoma foliorum genome has a window encoding:
- a CDS encoding IS701 family transposase, which translates to MKVTAQLYGQFLLSSQINYTATYLADHLEGITHDNVQYFLKASRVAPRQVWQHVRHQIQLDTDGYILFDDTVLNKEHSHKIELVRRQYSGNAHGIIKGIGVVNCVYFNPKINQFWLIDYRIFNPDEDGKSKLDHVLDMLNQLAPRQISYRIVLMDSWYAVTDLFKWLITNEKLFYCPIKSNRKVDDSGGKEPYQPVSYLSWSAQQVQQGKLVKVHKMPQNTYLKLFRVLVSTHRTDYIVTNDLAQNETSAAEEKSGIRWTIEQFHREDKQITGLECCQCRLARSQRNHIGLAALTWLRFKQLAYQTKKTVYQLKQGLLDAYLRQELANPSVAFA; encoded by the coding sequence TTGAAGGTCACCGCACAACTTTACGGACAGTTTCTACTGAGTAGCCAGATCAACTATACGGCTACCTACTTGGCTGATCACCTGGAAGGGATCACCCATGACAATGTGCAGTACTTTCTCAAAGCTAGCCGAGTGGCACCTCGCCAGGTCTGGCAACATGTCCGCCACCAAATTCAACTGGATACCGATGGCTATATCCTCTTTGATGATACCGTGCTCAATAAAGAACATAGTCATAAAATTGAACTGGTTCGTCGGCAATACAGTGGAAATGCTCATGGAATCATCAAAGGCATCGGTGTGGTTAATTGTGTCTACTTCAATCCTAAAATTAATCAGTTCTGGCTCATTGACTACCGTATTTTTAATCCCGATGAGGATGGAAAAAGCAAGTTGGATCATGTGTTGGACATGCTTAACCAACTAGCACCCCGCCAGATCAGTTATCGAATCGTCTTAATGGACAGTTGGTATGCTGTGACCGACCTCTTCAAGTGGCTCATTACCAATGAAAAACTGTTTTACTGTCCTATCAAGAGCAACCGTAAGGTCGATGATTCAGGTGGCAAAGAACCGTATCAACCTGTCAGCTATCTGAGCTGGTCAGCTCAACAGGTGCAGCAGGGTAAGCTGGTTAAAGTACACAAGATGCCTCAAAACACCTATCTTAAACTGTTCCGCGTACTGGTGTCTACCCACCGGACGGACTATATCGTCACCAACGATTTAGCTCAAAATGAGACGAGTGCCGCTGAAGAAAAAAGTGGTATTCGTTGGACAATTGAGCAGTTTCATCGAGAAGATAAGCAGATCACGGGTCTGGAATGTTGTCAATGTCGATTAGCTCGTAGTCAACGCAATCACATTGGCTTAGCGGCTCTGACTTGGTTACGTTTTAAACAGTTGGCTTATCAGACTAAGAAAACGGTTTACCAACTCAAACAAGGCTTATTAGATGCTTACCTTCGTCAAGAGTTGGCGAATCCTTCAGTTGCCTTTGCGTAA
- a CDS encoding lmo0937 family membrane protein, with amino-acid sequence MGNLLYTIAVILVIIWLLGFLGVLGAGIAGSGLIHILLVIAVIAIILRLIQGRSV; translated from the coding sequence ATGGGTAATTTATTGTACACTATCGCTGTCATATTAGTCATCATTTGGCTATTGGGCTTTTTAGGAGTTTTAGGGGCTGGCATTGCCGGTAGCGGCCTCATTCATATTTTGCTGGTGATTGCTGTGATCGCTATCATTTTGCGATTGATACAAGGTCGGAGTGTCTGA
- a CDS encoding M48 family metalloprotease: MYTRAYFRLLILVITPLLVLACARNPVTGKREINLMSTEQEIVIGKESHPSVVATMGLYEDKNLQAFMNQKGKAMASISHRPDLPYQFYIVDSPIVNAFAVPGGYVYFTRGILAHFNNEAEFSGVLGHEIGHITAKHAARSQKSQLLSTIALIGGAVLAPQAVGQNIETLQQGLGLLSLKYSRDHESESDKLGVEYSSKIGYDARQMGDFFGTLKRISDRSGQAIPQFMSTHPDPGNRFTRVHELAKDYQTKNPASYQVNRDQYLRLIDGIMYGEDPKQGFVENNYFYHPELRFQFPVPAGWQSQNSPSQFQMAAKDGKAAMILMLAKGNSLDEAAQNLVKELSLNVLENGKTTINGNPAYVLISRQQQQQGQQQDPKSALQIGTWLIQYNNAIYALHGLATNADFTANFSTFKQVAENFRSLSDPDKLNRKAERIVVKATPRDGSFRDVVTQLGMPANRVEEAGILNGLKADDRITRGTLIKIISR; this comes from the coding sequence ATGTATACACGCGCTTACTTCAGACTTCTTATCCTTGTCATAACACCTCTACTTGTTTTGGCCTGCGCCCGCAATCCGGTGACCGGTAAGCGCGAAATTAACCTAATGTCGACCGAGCAGGAAATTGTCATAGGTAAAGAATCACATCCGTCTGTTGTTGCCACCATGGGCCTGTATGAAGATAAAAATCTTCAGGCTTTTATGAACCAGAAAGGAAAAGCAATGGCCAGCATTTCGCATCGGCCCGACCTTCCTTATCAATTCTACATTGTTGATTCGCCCATCGTCAATGCCTTTGCCGTACCGGGAGGCTACGTTTATTTCACGCGTGGTATTTTGGCCCACTTTAATAATGAAGCTGAATTTTCCGGGGTACTGGGTCACGAAATAGGTCATATTACGGCCAAGCATGCCGCCCGCTCTCAGAAAAGTCAGTTGCTCAGTACAATTGCCCTCATTGGCGGAGCCGTGCTAGCCCCTCAGGCTGTCGGTCAAAATATCGAAACGCTTCAGCAAGGACTGGGCCTTTTATCTCTCAAATACAGTCGTGATCACGAATCAGAGTCAGACAAGCTAGGCGTCGAATATTCCAGTAAGATTGGCTACGATGCTCGCCAGATGGGTGATTTTTTCGGGACACTCAAACGTATTTCCGACCGGTCCGGACAGGCTATACCCCAGTTTATGTCGACTCACCCCGATCCGGGTAATCGCTTTACGCGCGTGCATGAACTGGCCAAAGATTATCAAACCAAAAATCCAGCCTCCTACCAGGTAAATCGCGATCAATACCTACGGTTGATTGACGGCATTATGTATGGTGAAGATCCTAAGCAGGGTTTTGTTGAAAACAACTATTTCTATCACCCTGAACTACGTTTTCAATTTCCGGTACCGGCCGGCTGGCAGTCGCAAAACTCACCTAGCCAGTTCCAGATGGCCGCTAAAGATGGGAAAGCAGCGATGATTCTGATGCTGGCCAAAGGGAATTCACTGGATGAAGCGGCCCAGAATTTGGTGAAAGAATTGAGTCTGAACGTACTGGAGAACGGGAAAACAACCATCAACGGCAATCCGGCCTATGTCCTTATTTCCCGTCAGCAACAACAACAAGGTCAACAACAGGACCCTAAATCGGCTCTCCAGATTGGCACCTGGCTGATTCAGTATAACAATGCCATCTATGCCCTGCATGGGCTAGCGACCAATGCCGACTTTACGGCTAATTTCAGCACATTCAAGCAGGTGGCCGAAAATTTTCGCTCGCTCAGTGACCCCGATAAACTCAATCGCAAAGCCGAACGAATTGTGGTAAAAGCAACGCCACGTGATGGGTCATTTCGTGACGTGGTAACCCAGTTAGGGATGCCTGCTAATCGGGTAGAAGAGGCTGGTATCTTAAATGGGTTAAAAGCGGACGACCGCATTACAAGAGGCACGTTGATCAAGATCATTAGTCGATAG
- a CDS encoding ABC transporter permease, whose protein sequence is MNRKNKTQPDQQPEPPRWAEWLMTRITAPHLRNEVLGDMYELFQTRSQQYGHTPAQLLYVLEMLLLLHPRLWRRQPQVTPFFPQSTYYSPPNPMTMLSNYVRIAWRKLNRHKSYTLINVVSLSLGIACAILIFTLVNYHLSFDTFHAHQDRIYRIYTELHTDKITYSTGVPNPMGEAFRKGYSVADKVGRIAFLKKRVVSLSPEKKFEQDVAFADSEFLDIFNFPLVQGNPKTALQDRNTALITERVAKQYFGDKDPIGQILHIDGSLIVKVTGVLKDLPATTDFRSEVYLPYDNLQEHSPWLVEKDWWVGFNKEMQCFIRLKPDVSAEVVDAKILPAITDKYYDKANAKLFHFNLQPLSDVHFNPKLRGYTEKKNLWTFALIGLFLVVTACVNFINLATAQALGRSKEVGVRKALGSERGALFWQFITETALIAGLAMIIAVALAYLLLPFVNQWFDIQLVLNPLADAQLLAFLVGLLLIVVFCSGAYPGLILARFQPVLALKGKLSQRAVGGFSLRKGLVVTQFAISQLLIIGTLIITNQLRYSQQADMGFQKDAIVILPVPDNKTSKINTLGTQLSEQAGVENVTFFDSPPATEFLASTSFRFDTRPENEKFNISMKAGDHRYIPTFKIPILAGRNLAPSDTIGEYLLNETAVKALGLASLQDVIGKAATINGRKGTIVGVMKDFHFKSFRVAVEPLCLTTWGELYNSCGVKINPANLRTTLAGFEKAWTAMYPSSIYTYRFLDEDIERFYKLDTMLLRLIQAFAAIAIFVGCLGLYGLVSFMAAQKTKEIGVRKVLGASTTSILWLFGKEFSRLLLIAFLLAAPLAWWVMSNWLNSFVYRIELGAGIFVLAILITVLVALLTVSFRSVKAALMNPVKTLRTE, encoded by the coding sequence ATGAATCGAAAAAATAAAACCCAGCCGGACCAACAACCCGAACCGCCACGCTGGGCGGAATGGCTCATGACACGCATTACCGCTCCGCATCTCCGGAACGAAGTGTTGGGGGATATGTATGAATTGTTCCAGACGAGAAGCCAGCAATATGGCCATACGCCAGCCCAACTACTCTATGTGCTCGAAATGCTACTACTGTTGCATCCCCGGCTCTGGCGTCGCCAACCTCAGGTAACTCCTTTTTTCCCGCAATCAACTTATTATTCGCCACCAAACCCAATGACTATGTTAAGTAATTATGTTCGAATCGCCTGGAGAAAACTGAATAGACACAAATCCTACACGCTGATCAATGTCGTGAGCCTAAGTCTGGGTATTGCCTGTGCCATCCTAATCTTTACACTGGTTAACTACCACCTGAGTTTTGACACCTTCCATGCCCACCAGGACCGGATCTATCGGATTTATACAGAGCTTCATACCGATAAAATAACTTATAGCACGGGGGTGCCAAATCCGATGGGAGAGGCATTCCGTAAAGGATATAGTGTCGCAGATAAAGTGGGGCGAATTGCTTTTTTGAAAAAACGAGTCGTGTCTCTATCCCCGGAGAAAAAGTTTGAGCAGGATGTGGCCTTTGCCGACTCGGAATTCCTCGACATTTTTAATTTTCCATTAGTACAAGGTAATCCCAAAACGGCATTACAGGATCGGAATACCGCCCTGATTACAGAGCGAGTTGCGAAACAGTATTTTGGGGATAAAGACCCAATTGGCCAAATCCTGCACATTGATGGGTCGTTGATTGTTAAGGTGACCGGCGTTCTTAAGGACCTGCCTGCTACAACAGACTTTCGTTCGGAGGTCTACCTGCCATATGACAATTTGCAGGAGCATAGTCCCTGGCTGGTTGAAAAAGACTGGTGGGTCGGTTTTAATAAAGAGATGCAATGTTTTATCCGGCTCAAACCGGATGTATCGGCAGAAGTAGTCGATGCAAAAATTCTTCCGGCTATTACGGATAAATACTACGACAAAGCGAATGCGAAGCTGTTTCATTTCAACTTACAACCGCTTTCCGATGTTCATTTTAATCCAAAACTGCGGGGATACACCGAGAAAAAGAACCTCTGGACGTTTGCCCTGATCGGTTTATTTCTGGTTGTGACGGCCTGTGTGAATTTTATTAATCTGGCAACGGCGCAGGCGTTGGGACGCTCCAAAGAGGTCGGGGTTCGGAAGGCGCTGGGAAGTGAGCGGGGTGCTTTGTTCTGGCAATTCATTACAGAGACCGCGCTTATTGCCGGATTGGCTATGATTATTGCGGTGGCACTGGCCTATCTGCTGCTGCCGTTTGTGAATCAATGGTTCGACATACAACTGGTGCTCAATCCGTTGGCCGATGCGCAGCTACTCGCCTTTTTAGTCGGTCTGCTGTTGATCGTGGTTTTTTGTTCGGGGGCTTACCCTGGTTTGATTCTGGCCCGTTTTCAGCCCGTGTTGGCGCTGAAAGGGAAACTATCGCAACGGGCAGTTGGTGGGTTTTCGTTGCGTAAGGGACTCGTCGTTACACAGTTTGCCATCTCGCAGTTGTTGATTATCGGGACGCTGATCATTACCAATCAATTGCGTTATTCGCAACAGGCCGACATGGGCTTTCAGAAAGATGCCATCGTTATTTTGCCCGTGCCTGACAATAAAACATCGAAAATCAACACGCTGGGCACGCAGCTTTCCGAACAGGCTGGGGTAGAAAACGTAACGTTTTTTGATTCCCCGCCCGCCACCGAATTCCTGGCTAGCACGTCGTTTCGTTTTGATACCCGTCCGGAAAATGAAAAATTCAATATTTCCATGAAAGCTGGCGATCATCGGTATATCCCTACGTTCAAAATTCCCATTCTGGCGGGCCGTAACCTGGCTCCGTCGGATACCATCGGGGAATACCTGCTGAACGAAACGGCCGTGAAAGCCCTTGGGCTAGCGTCTTTACAGGATGTAATCGGCAAAGCCGCGACGATCAATGGGCGAAAGGGAACGATCGTTGGCGTGATGAAGGATTTTCACTTTAAGTCGTTTCGGGTTGCTGTTGAGCCATTATGTCTCACAACCTGGGGCGAGCTTTATAACAGTTGTGGGGTAAAAATAAATCCGGCAAACCTGCGAACAACCCTGGCTGGTTTTGAAAAGGCCTGGACGGCCATGTATCCATCATCCATTTACACTTACCGCTTTCTGGATGAGGATATTGAGCGATTCTATAAGCTCGATACCATGTTACTTCGGCTCATTCAGGCGTTTGCGGCCATTGCTATTTTTGTTGGTTGTCTGGGCCTGTACGGACTGGTATCGTTCATGGCCGCTCAGAAAACGAAGGAAATCGGAGTGCGCAAAGTATTGGGCGCCAGTACGACCAGTATCCTTTGGCTATTTGGTAAAGAGTTTTCTCGCCTGTTGTTGATTGCGTTTCTGTTGGCGGCTCCGCTAGCGTGGTGGGTCATGAGCAATTGGTTGAATAGTTTCGTGTATCGGATTGAGCTTGGTGCAGGCATTTTTGTCCTTGCCATTCTGATTACGGTACTGGTTGCCCTGCTAACGGTGAGCTTCCGTAGCGTGAAAGCTGCGCTGATGAATCCGGTAAAGACGTTACGGACAGAGTAG
- a CDS encoding PadR family transcriptional regulator, whose protein sequence is MKGTQLGEFEEIVLLTIARLYDDAYGVAVLEELSERLERHMSLGVVHRTLQRLEEKGLVHSRFSEPIAERGGRSKRLFTVTMTGEQALREARRIRNELWDGIPKTAFDHQP, encoded by the coding sequence ATGAAAGGTACCCAACTTGGTGAGTTTGAAGAGATCGTTCTGCTGACGATTGCCCGTCTCTACGATGATGCCTACGGCGTAGCCGTTCTGGAAGAATTAAGTGAGCGTTTGGAGCGGCATATGAGCTTAGGTGTTGTTCATCGAACCTTGCAGCGATTAGAAGAGAAAGGGCTCGTTCATTCCCGCTTTAGCGAGCCAATTGCTGAACGGGGAGGACGGAGTAAACGCCTGTTTACCGTAACCATGACAGGCGAACAAGCCTTACGGGAAGCCCGGCGTATTCGAAATGAATTGTGGGATGGTATTCCGAAAACTGCTTTTGATCATCAGCCATGA
- a CDS encoding tetratricopeptide repeat protein gives MTNFWVLDYGFTKVSNLVRRLFVWVFIIHHSSFIIVGCTNDSDEAAQFFLKGNLQLQKREYKEAIRYYSEAIAKKPDFADAYNNRGLAKFRNDDREGALADYNRALDADRDFGTAYFNRAEVKLEMGDAAGSLSDLERIEKQYQDSTFYQTRLGDTYVRLNKVAQAQTAYDLALQLKPNNVEALTNRGALYYSQKDYKTAEADIRQALKLNPNQDAALNNQSLLLAHAGNYAEALTYVERALARQPRQPYYLNNKAYLLIRLNRPAEALPLVEESLQRDNQNAWAHYTLGLYWLGQRQAAKALDEFRTAEKLDASVDALYYSIGTAEFALGNKAKACEAWQRGESINDEQARRERASRCR, from the coding sequence ATGACTAATTTTTGGGTACTTGATTATGGTTTTACAAAGGTAAGCAACTTAGTCCGTCGCCTATTTGTCTGGGTATTCATCATTCATCATTCATCATTCATCATTGTAGGCTGTACGAACGATTCCGATGAAGCGGCTCAGTTTTTTTTGAAAGGGAATTTGCAGCTCCAGAAGCGCGAATACAAAGAAGCGATCCGGTACTATTCGGAGGCCATTGCCAAAAAGCCCGATTTTGCGGATGCGTACAATAATCGGGGCCTGGCTAAATTCCGGAACGATGATCGGGAGGGGGCATTAGCTGATTATAACCGGGCACTGGATGCTGATCGGGATTTTGGAACGGCTTATTTCAACCGGGCAGAAGTGAAGCTGGAAATGGGCGATGCCGCGGGCAGCTTAAGCGATCTCGAACGCATTGAGAAACAATACCAGGATTCTACGTTTTACCAAACCCGGTTGGGCGATACCTACGTTCGACTCAATAAAGTAGCTCAGGCGCAAACGGCATACGATCTTGCCCTTCAACTCAAGCCCAATAACGTAGAGGCCCTAACCAATCGTGGAGCACTGTATTATAGCCAGAAAGACTACAAAACAGCCGAAGCCGATATCCGTCAGGCCCTGAAACTAAATCCCAATCAGGATGCGGCTCTCAATAACCAGAGTTTATTGCTGGCACATGCCGGAAACTATGCCGAGGCTCTGACCTATGTGGAACGGGCATTGGCCCGGCAGCCGCGTCAACCGTATTACCTGAATAACAAAGCCTATTTGCTGATCAGGCTAAATCGTCCGGCTGAGGCCCTACCGCTGGTCGAAGAGTCGCTGCAACGGGATAACCAGAATGCCTGGGCGCACTACACCTTAGGACTCTATTGGCTTGGTCAGCGGCAAGCTGCCAAAGCGCTGGACGAATTCCGAACCGCTGAAAAGCTGGATGCTTCTGTCGATGCCCTTTACTATTCCATCGGGACCGCTGAATTTGCCTTAGGGAACAAAGCGAAAGCCTGCGAAGCCTGGCAACGGGGCGAATCGATCAACGATGAGCAGGCCCGTCGGGAACGAGCCAGTCGTTGTCGGTAG
- a CDS encoding NADPH-dependent FMN reductase, whose translation MYKLKIISSTVRPGRKGPLVAQWIAEEAKKQGSFEVEVLDLGEIALPLMNEAVHPIMKQYEHDHTKQWSAKIEEADAFIFVTAEYDYSYPASLKNALEYLVHEWAYKPSGIVSYSAGPFAGVRAVISLKGDLIGFRNVALAEGVTIPLVNGLINEDGVFTPTDQLTASATQMLHQLVRWTKGMKAIKDDK comes from the coding sequence ATGTACAAACTAAAAATCATTTCGTCCACCGTTCGGCCGGGGCGGAAAGGGCCACTTGTTGCCCAGTGGATTGCCGAAGAAGCCAAAAAGCAAGGCAGCTTCGAGGTCGAAGTCCTCGATTTGGGGGAGATTGCACTACCGCTCATGAATGAAGCCGTCCACCCCATCATGAAACAGTACGAGCACGACCACACCAAACAGTGGAGTGCTAAAATAGAGGAAGCCGACGCCTTTATTTTCGTAACCGCCGAATACGACTACAGCTATCCTGCATCCTTAAAAAATGCCTTAGAATACCTGGTTCACGAATGGGCTTACAAACCGTCGGGTATTGTGAGCTACTCGGCCGGGCCATTTGCGGGCGTCAGAGCAGTCATCAGCCTGAAAGGCGATTTGATCGGTTTCCGCAATGTGGCCCTGGCTGAAGGTGTCACCATCCCACTTGTCAATGGGCTTATTAATGAAGATGGGGTATTCACACCCACCGATCAGTTGACGGCCTCTGCCACCCAGATGCTCCATCAGTTGGTGCGCTGGACCAAAGGCATGAAAGCGATTAAGGACGATAAGTAA